One Armatimonadota bacterium genomic window carries:
- the atpD gene encoding F0F1 ATP synthase subunit beta, whose protein sequence is MPGTGKIIQILGPVVDCRFSSDQLPAIYNAIEIKDAARKIDITCEVAQHLGDGIVRTVALASTDGLVRGMDAADTGAPISVPVGNETLGRVFNLLGKPIDNGAAVSEGTPRLPIHRQPPSFEEQSTKVELLPTGLKVVDLLIPFNKGGKIGLFGGAGLGKTVTIQELIRNIAVEASGVSMFAGVGERTREGNDLWLEMKEAKFKDKDGTEKSVLDKTAMVFGQMNEPPGARLRVALTALTMAEYFRDEVGSDVLIFVDNIFRFVQAGSEVSALLGRMPSAVGYQPTLATEMGLLQERITSTTKGSVTSVQAVYVPADDPSDPAPATTFSHLDAYVYLERSIASKGLFPAVDPLASTSKNLDPHVVGAEHYGVARQVQQTLQRYKELQDIIAILGIDELSDDDKQLVGRARKLERFLSQPFFVAEQFTGNAGRYVSIDETVASFKEIVEGNLDHYPEQAFLYCGGLEDVHEKAKKLMAAG, encoded by the coding sequence ATGCCTGGCACCGGAAAGATTATTCAGATTTTGGGTCCCGTTGTGGACTGCCGTTTCTCGTCCGACCAACTGCCTGCGATCTACAACGCGATTGAAATCAAAGACGCAGCCCGAAAAATCGACATCACCTGTGAGGTCGCTCAGCACCTCGGCGATGGTATCGTACGAACGGTCGCTTTGGCTTCCACCGACGGCCTCGTCCGCGGAATGGACGCCGCCGACACCGGTGCTCCGATTTCGGTTCCGGTCGGCAACGAAACCCTCGGCCGAGTCTTCAACCTTCTCGGCAAGCCGATCGACAACGGCGCCGCCGTTAGCGAAGGCACGCCGAGGCTCCCGATCCACCGCCAGCCACCGTCCTTCGAAGAGCAGTCGACCAAGGTCGAGCTTCTTCCCACCGGTCTGAAGGTCGTCGACCTTCTCATCCCGTTCAACAAGGGTGGAAAGATCGGTCTCTTTGGTGGTGCAGGTCTGGGTAAGACGGTTACCATCCAAGAGCTCATTCGAAACATTGCGGTTGAAGCCTCGGGCGTTTCGATGTTTGCTGGCGTGGGTGAGCGAACTCGTGAAGGAAACGACCTCTGGCTTGAAATGAAGGAAGCCAAGTTTAAGGATAAGGACGGCACCGAAAAGTCGGTTCTCGATAAGACGGCAATGGTCTTCGGTCAGATGAACGAGCCGCCCGGAGCACGACTTCGAGTAGCTCTGACCGCGCTTACGATGGCTGAGTACTTCCGCGACGAAGTCGGCAGCGACGTTCTGATCTTCGTTGACAACATCTTCCGATTCGTCCAGGCAGGTTCCGAGGTATCGGCGCTTCTCGGACGAATGCCCAGCGCGGTCGGCTACCAGCCGACGCTCGCCACGGAAATGGGACTTCTCCAAGAGCGAATCACCTCGACGACCAAGGGTTCGGTTACCTCGGTCCAGGCGGTCTACGTTCCGGCTGACGACCCCTCCGACCCGGCTCCGGCAACGACCTTCTCGCACCTTGACGCGTACGTCTACCTCGAGCGATCCATCGCTTCGAAGGGTCTCTTCCCGGCGGTCGACCCGCTCGCTTCTACGTCCAAGAACCTCGACCCGCACGTGGTCGGCGCTGAGCACTACGGCGTCGCTCGACAGGTTCAGCAGACGCTGCAGCGATACAAGGAACTGCAAGACATCATCGCGATCCTCGGTATCGACGAACTTTCCGACGACGACAAGCAGTTGGTTGGCCGAGCTCGAAAGCTCGAGCGATTCCTCTCGCAGCCTTTCTTCGTTGCTGAGCAGTTCACCGGTAACGCCGGTCGATACGTTTCGATCGATGAAACGGTCGCGTCGTTCAAGGAAATCGTGGAAGGCAACCTCGACCACTACCCAGAGCAGGCATTCCTCTACTGTGGCGGTCTCGAAGACGTCCACGAGAAGGCCAAGAAGCTCATGGCGGCTGGCTAA
- the atpC gene encoding ATP synthase F1 subunit epsilon: protein MATEFALSVVAPDREVVSTTTISVIAPGVDGYFGVQAGHVAVVSALRPGVLEYLDNSNNRHHVYVGGGFVQVGDNSVTVLADEARYAGDLDVSEAEKALEQARMELRGDGNSTMTQGEAILEIERATARLKAAKR from the coding sequence ATGGCAACCGAATTCGCACTCTCCGTCGTTGCTCCCGACCGCGAGGTCGTGAGCACGACCACGATCAGCGTGATCGCTCCTGGCGTCGATGGATACTTCGGCGTCCAGGCTGGCCACGTCGCCGTCGTGTCGGCTCTTCGACCGGGCGTGCTGGAGTACCTGGATAACTCCAACAACCGGCATCATGTCTATGTCGGTGGCGGATTCGTGCAGGTTGGCGACAACTCGGTGACCGTTTTGGCCGATGAGGCCCGCTATGCAGGCGATCTCGATGTCAGCGAAGCTGAAAAGGCGCTGGAGCAGGCGCGAATGGAACTCCGAGGCGATGGTAACTCGACCATGACCCAAGGGGAAGCCATCCTCGAAATCGAGCGAGCAACCGCTCGCCTCAAAGCCGCGAAGCGGTAG